GCCGACAAGATGTCGGACGAGGATATCCAGGCCGTGTTCGCCGAGCGCGCCCGCAGCTTCCTCGAGGACGCGCCGACGACCGCCGCGCAGGCCGCGAAGATCATCCTCGACGGGGTGAAGAGGGAGCAATGGCGTATTCTTGTGGGCGAGGATGCAAAGCGCCTTGACGAGCGCGTCCGCGCTACGCCGGAGCAAGCGTATGACCGTGCCTTCTACGAAAGTCTCACGCAGGAGGTCGGCTGGCGTCTCGGCTGAAGCTGCCCGGCTGACATCGTCAACGATGGCGCGCGGATGTATGTATGATGCGCGTCATGGCAAGAGGTGGACCGGTGATTTCATGTGCCACCTCCTGCCAATGTTTGCCGCCTTATGACGAATGGGAATGTCACGCATGCGACACCGCTGGCCATCAAGCATCGTTCAAGCGATGGTGATGTTAAACGGGTCTCATTCGGCGCACGGCGGCTTGGTCAGGGAACCAAAATAGTTTAGTGAATGAGGGGTAACGCGACGATAGAGCGTAGCTCCCGATGATACCCGCATGCCTCTCCGACGACTGGACCCTTTGCCCGGAGCGAGAGGACATCTCCGCTGAATTCACGCGGCTCCTCACCGCGGCCCAGGAGGGCGGCGCCACGATCGCAGAGTGTCTGATGATCGCACGGCAGCTCAAGCGGGGCGACGAGCAATCCTGGCATCGCGAGTGGAAGAAGCTCGCGCAAGTGAACCGTCAACGTGCCGAAGCCGCGTTCGCGGAAGGCCACATGGCGACGGCGCAGCGCAACTGGCTGCGTGCGATGAATTACTATGGTGCAGCGGCGATGCCGCTGGACCAGGCCGACGAGCGCCGCTGGGTCGCGGTGCTGGCGATGCAGGAATGCGCCCGTCGCTATCTCACGGCGCGCCGCCCGACGGGCGAGGTCGTGACGATTCCCTGGGTCGAGGATCATCCGTTGCAGGGGTACTTCCTGCCCGCGACGGCGGCAGGCGGGCGGGCTCCGACCGTGATCTGCATCGGCGAGCCCGGCCACCGCAAGGAAGAGTTCCTGTTCAAGCTCGCGCCGCATGCGCGCGAGCGCGGTTTCTCGATGCTGGCGCTCGATCTGTTCGGCGACCAGCGCGACGATTATCTCGACGTGCTGTTGCGGCGGCGGGATCTCGAGAGTGCGATTCCGGGCGTCATGGACTATCTGGAGACCCGCCGCGACGTCGATTTCGATCGCGTTGCGATCGTCGCCGATGGCTGGGGCTCTTCCTTCGTTGCGCGCGCGGTGTTGCAGGAGCCGCGGCTTGCCGCCGCCGTCTGCGACGGCGGCCTGTGGGACCTGCACGAGCGGGCCTTCTTCGCCAGCCGGTTTGCGATGAGCGACGTCAGCATCGTCCCGGTGCCGCATGCGCCGCTGATGGCCTCCAGCGCCGATTGTCCGGTGCTGATCACGCTGGGCGAGGACGGCTGGCTCAAAGCCGATCGGGCCCGTCAGATCGTGCAGACCTCCCGGCTCGGCAGCTCGGATGTCATGCTCAAGGTGTTCACCGCGGCGGAGACCGGCGCAGCGCAGGCGCATGCGGACAATCCGAGTCTTGCCAACGAATACATCTTCGACTGGCTCGAATCGCGGCTCGGCGCCGCGCGCATCTAGCGGCGGCAGTTCGCCTCAGAAGTCGAGGCTGAGACGGACGCAGGCCTTCTCCAGGCGGGTCTTCAGCGTGGCGAGCTTGGCGGTGAATTCGGTCAGCTCGTTCTCGTCGAACTCCTGGAAGACGAATTCCTTGATGGTCTTGTACTGGTCGTTGAGGCTCGCCAGGTGCTTCTGAGTCTTCTCGGTCAGGGAGAGGCGGACCACCCTCGCGTCGGTCGGGGAGGGACGACGGCGCAGCAGGCCCTTCTTCTCGAGCAGCTTGGACTGGGTGGTGACGAAGGACGGATCGACGTGGAGCAGCTTGGAGACCACGTTGACCGGGATGCCATCGTCCTTGTCGAGGTCGGAGATCGCCATCAGGATCAGCCATTGCGGGCCGCTGATGCCGAGCGTTCTGGCCCAGAACTGACGCAGCTCCTCCAGATACATGTTGATCGACGATATCTCCCAGGTGAAGCGCCGGATGATATCGAGATTTCCGATGGAGCGCAGGCGCGCTCCTTCCTTCCTCGTTGCGGACACAGCGTCACTCCCGTGATCTGATTCTTCTGGCTGGTGTCGTGGAAGGCCATAGTCCACGCAAGCCTGCTCTGACGCAAGTGCAGAGCAGGGTAATTTTGTCACTAAAATTACAAAGATGATCGACTCAGCAGATCGGCCGACCCTGGTGTTGCCCGCGGGGCACAGGTTTAGTGAAACAACTAAGCTGAGCAGATAAACTATTTTGATTAGCGGAACGGCGCAGGCATATTGCTCGTGACGGTGGGGGGTACTCGATCGTCCCGTTGCAGGTGGTTCGCTCACGTCCCTCGCGTCGAATGCGGGTGTGTCCGAAAGCGCGAAGCGGCCGAGCGGATTTGAAGAGATGGGGATCTGGGGGGCCTCACGGTCCGGTCTCCGTAAAATGAGCAACTTGGAGGTTTTTAAATGAAAGTGGTGAAGAGCCTTTTGCTCGGCACTGCGGCGGGTCTGATCGCCGTTGGTGGAGCTCAGGCGGCTGATCTTCCGCTCAAGGCCAAGGCGGTCGAGTACGTGAAGGTCTGCTCGCTCTACGGCGCGGGTTTCTACTACATCCCGGGCAGCGACACCTGCATCAAGCTGGGCGGCTATCTGCGTGCCGAAGTGGCGCTCAACGCCGGCGGCAACTACAACGCTTCCTACAACAACGTCTTCGCGGCCAACAACCGCCTGACGAACTACTACTCGATGCGCGCTCGTGAAGATCTCAACATCGACACGCGCACCGCGACCGAGTACGGCGTGGTCCGCACCTATTTCGACGCGGTGTTCACCTGGACGACCGGCAACTATGTCGGCACCGGCAGCGCCACCGGCGGCACGCAGTACAGCGGCACGCTCGGCCTCAACGCTGCGGGCACGGGTCTCGTTGGCTCGACCAGCGGCGCGGTCAACGGCACCGACGGCGGGATCTCGGGCGGTGCGCTCGGCGTCTACTACGCCTTCATCCAGTTCGCCGGCTTCACCTTGGGTAAGGCGGTCTCGCAGTTCGACGCGCCCTGGATCAACTATCCCGGCAACAACTTCGACCAGCTCGTCGGCGGCAGCGGCACCACCAACGGCGTCGTTCAGGCCACCTACACGGCCGATTTCGGCCAGGGCGTGACGGCTGCGTTCTCCTTGCAGGACCAGACGCAGGTCTTCCAGACCAACATCTGGAACACTGCCGGCATGAGCACCACCGGTGTCCTCGGCGGCGCCTATGGCTCGAACAACCTCGGCGGCACCAGGGCGCCCGACATCGTCGGCATGGTCCGCGTCGACCAGGCCTGGGGTCTGTTCCAGGCGTCGGTCGCCGCGCACGACAACCACGCCGCCTACTACGGTGCGACCGAAATCACCGGTCACCCCGAAGACAAGTGGGGCTGGGCCGTTCAGCTCGCCTTGCAGATCAAGAACATCCCGACTGGCGCCGGCGACGTGATCAACATCTCGGGCGTCTACACCGACGGTGCGAGCCGCTACAACTTCCAGGAGCTGGCCGCGACCAGCTACTCGATGTTCGGCAGCTCGAACGCGGCCTTTCAGAGCATCGGCTTTGCCGGCGTCTCTGACGCCGTGTTCGCCCCCGGTGGCGGCATGGAACTGACCAAGACTTACGGCTTCCGTGGTGCCTACACCCACAACTGGAGCCCGTTCTGGAACACGGCGCTGTACGGCGCCTGGGCTGCGGTCAACTACACCGGCACGGCCAAGGGCCTGATCTGCGGCAGCGCCGCGTTCGCAACCCTGACCGGCACCTGCAACCCGGACTTCAACATCGGCCAGGTGGGTGTCATCACCCGCTGGACGCCGGTGAAGAACCTGACCTTCTCGGCCGACTTCACCTACAGCCATCTCGACCAGAAGTACTCGGGCACGATCACGACCGGTGCTCTGACGAACGTCGCCAAGCCGGCGGCCACCTACGAGCTGAAGGACCAGGACACCTACAGCCTGCTGCTGCGCGCCCAGCGCAACTGGTAAGCTCGAGATCTGTCTGATCTGACCTTAGCCCCGGCGGGAAACCGCCGGGGCTTTTTGCGAGAGGAGCCTTCCGCCAGGGACGGCTTTCGGAAAATCCGGCAGCCTCTGCAAGCCACGAAGACGAGCCATGCGATTCGATCGTCTTCAAACTTATTTACTTACCTGAGTTAATCAGCTATATTCTCTTTAGCCGATTACGAAAGTCACGGCTCTTAGCTTCACGCTAAGCCTCCAGAGACCTCCGGTGATGCCCCGCCGGAGGTTTTTCGTTTTTGGGGAAAGCGTTTTCGAGCGAAATCGATACCGGTTCGCGCCAGGAAAACGCGCCAACCAACCAACTAGCTAGCCGCGCATTATGCGGGCACGCGAATTCGGCCGGTAGGCGAGGCGGCTGTGGCCGGCGCAATAGGGCTGGCCGTCTGGCGCGGCGTTGCCGCAGAAGCAGAAATCCTCTTCGCCCGGCGTCGAGATCGGCCAGCGGCAGCGGTTCTCGGACAGCTCCAGCAGCGAGCAACGATTGGCGTCGTCGATCGGTCCGGCGACCACGGACGCGTCGGTCTCGCCGTAGATCGTGGCGAGCATCTCGTATTGCAGGCGTGGTACGGCGCGTGTCGCGCGGGCCGGCGGCGCAAGGCTGCGCTCGAGCCTGCGGTCTTCGACCGCGCGGCTGCGCGTCAGATTGAGTCGGGACAGCTTGCCGATGACGGCATTGCGGCTGACGCCGATATCGGCCGCGATCTCGCGGCAGGAGAGGCCGGCCTCGAAATGCTGCTTCAGAAGTTCAATTCGTTCGTCAGTCCAAGTTGGTGAGAGAACAGGCATTGTAACGGTCCCAGGTTGCAGATGTCGGCCATCCGCATCGCAAGATCCGTCCGCATCACGTCCGGCGCGCGCTCACGTCCTGCCATTGTCGCGAATCGACAAAAGCCCGTCCTTGATGGCGAGACGGATGCCTTCCTCGATCAAGGTACGTGCGACGCCGGGAACGCTGGTGCCATGGGTGCCCTGTCTCACCAGTTTCTCCAGGTAGGTGATGGTCGAGAGCGCCAAGGTTACGGGAATGCGGTCAGTCTCGGCTTTTTCGGTGGCCATGGCCGAACGCTAGCCTCTTACTCGGGTACATAAAAGTAACGATTAAGACTCTATTTAGGTTCGGGGGTGGAAGTCAAATGCGCGTTGAGTTCGTTGATCAGCCCGTTGGAATCGCACATGAAATTAGGTGCGACTCAGCGTGCCGCCCCGGAAGGGCGGGCGCGGAGTGGCATTGGCAGGTCAGGGAAGGCGGGCTCGGCTCAGCCGCGCACGATCGCCTTTTCGATCATGCAATGGATGCCTTTGGCGCCGTTGACGGTCTGGGTCACCCTGAGATCGGCCGCCAGGCTGCACAGCGTGTAGGCATCCTCGCGCGACAGGTTTCGCACCTCGCCGAGCAGCACGATCATGTCGCGCAGCGCGCGCACCGCGCACTGGTCGAGGTCGGGGTCCATCGCCATGGTGATGTAGTGCGTCGCCGTCTCGGCGCGGGGATAGTCGAACCTGAGATCCTTGCGCAGCGTCAGCCGAAAGCGGCCCTGGAGCCCGGTCTCGATCGCGGTGACGCAGACCTCGCCGTCGCCCTGCACGCCATGGCCGTCGCCGCAGGAGAACAGCGCGCCCGGCACGAACACCGGCAGGTAGAGTGTCGCTCCCGCCCCCAGCTCCTTGTTGTCGAGATTGCCGCCCATCGCACGCGGGACCAGCGAGGAGATGCGGCCCCAGGCCGGCGGCGGCGATACGCCCATCACGCCGAAGAACGGTTTGAGGGGCAGGTCGAGGCCCCACGGCATGCGGCCGACCATCCGCGTCTGGTCCAGCGGGATGTTGAGGAGGCGCGTTTCGTGGAAATCGTCGGGCAGGGTGCCCGACAGCGGCTTGATCATGTTCCAGCCCCAGTCCTGTCGGAGCCGGACGTCGAGGATCTCGACCGCGAGCACGTCGCCGGGCTCGGCGCCCTCGACCGCGATCGGGCCGGTGAGGATGTGGCCGGGCAGCATGCGCTCGTTCTTGGCATGAACCTCGTGCATCTCCGGCGGAATGTGAAACTTGTTGCGGTCGGGCAGCACGTCGGGGCCGCCGCTGATGGTGTCGACCGTCACCTCGTCGCCGCTCGCGATGGTGAGGACGGGCCTGAGGGCGGCTTCGAAGAAGCCCCAATGGCAGGTCTCGGGGCTTGAATGCAGGTGATGATGGGTCATTTGCCGCGTCCGTCCGGTTTCATCAGGTCTCGTCATGAGAACCTGCTGTGCCCGGGCTTGACCCGGCGATCGATCCTCTTTCAAGAAGATTTCTGAAGAAGGATGGGCCGGTCAAGCCCGGCATGATCATTCCAGCGAGGCTCCCCTGTATTTCGTTCTTTCCAAGACGCTCGGCACCGCGCTGCTGCCTGTCAATCTGCTGCTCGAGCTCGGAATCCTGTCTCTGCTGCTGATGGTGACGCGCTTTGCATCGCTCGGCCGCAAGTTGGCCGCGACCACGCTGGTCCTGTTGGCCGTGGTTGCGTTTTCGCCGTTCGGCAATTTCTTGCTGTATCCGCTGGAATCGCGGTTTCCGGCGTGGGACTCCTCGCGCGGCGCGCCGGATGGCATCATCGTGCTCGGCGGCTCCGTCGATACCGATTTGTCGGAGGCGCACCGCACGCCGGTGGTCTCGCACGCGGCCGATCGCTTCTTTGCGCCGGCCGAGCTCGCTCGCCGTTATCCGAATGCGCGCGTCGTCTTCACCGGAGGCTCGGCGAACCTGATCTCGACCGAGGCCAAGGAGGCCGACTATTCCGTGCCGATCCTGGAGAGCATCGGCATAGCGAAGGAGCGGCTGATCGTCGAGCGCGAGTCCCGCAACACCTGGGAGAACGCGATCCTCACGAAGCAGCTGGTGATGCCGAAGCCGGGCGAGCGGTGGCTCCTGGTAACGTCGGCCTTCCACATGCCGCGCGCGATGGGGGTGTTCCGCAAAGCCGGATTTGACGTCGAGGCCTACCCTGTCGACTGGCGGATGGGCGGGCGCGACGCGCTTTTCGCCTTCACCCGCAACGGAGCGGAAGGCCTCAGCAAGACCGACGTTGCCATGCGCGAATGGATCGGCCTTTTGGCGTACCGCGTCACGGGACGGACCGGCGAGTTGCTTCCGGGACCGGCCACGGACTAGAACGGGGGCTGCAAAACAAGAACACAGCACCGGCGCGCGATCGCCGGCCCGGAGGATGCCATGCCGCAGCAGAGCGCAGACAGGATCGATCTTGCCGGCCTCGTCGCCGATCTCAACAGCCTGTTGCGGCTGAAGACGACGGTGATCGGCATGAAGCTATTCGCGCATGTCGCGGAGATGGAGGCGATCCCGAAAATCCGGCGGCCGAACGCGATCCACACCACCGACCAGATCGTCAGCATGGCTGCGCGTCTGGGCTGGACCGTCGGCATCACGGGCGAAGATCTGGTCGGCGAGCAGTGCCGCGCGGTGATCGGCCTCGCGCCCCAGGACGAAAAATGGCTCGCCGGCGAAAACTATGTCGGCGTCTGGCACGGCACGGCGGAAGATGCGCGCAAGCGCCAGGAGGCGCTCGACGTCGTGCCGTTTGGGCGCTACCAGGCGCTCGCGGTCAGTCCGCTCCAGAGCGGCCGGCTCGATCCGCCCGACATCTGCCTCGTCTACGCGACACCCGGGCAGATGATCATCCTGATCAACGGGCTGCAATATACCGGCTACAGGAAATTCGAATGGGGCGTGGTCGGCGAAACCGCTTGCGCGGATTCCTGGGGGCGGGCGCTCAAGACCGGCGAGCCCAGCCTGTCCTTGCCATGCTATGCCGAACGGCGCTATGGCGGCGTGCCGGACGAGGAGATGCTGATGGCGCTGAAGCCAGCGCATCTTGCCAAGGCAATCGAGGGCATGAAGGCGCTGGCCAAGAACG
This is a stretch of genomic DNA from Bradyrhizobium sp. CB2312. It encodes these proteins:
- a CDS encoding acetamidase/formamidase family protein — its product is MTHHHLHSSPETCHWGFFEAALRPVLTIASGDEVTVDTISGGPDVLPDRNKFHIPPEMHEVHAKNERMLPGHILTGPIAVEGAEPGDVLAVEILDVRLRQDWGWNMIKPLSGTLPDDFHETRLLNIPLDQTRMVGRMPWGLDLPLKPFFGVMGVSPPPAWGRISSLVPRAMGGNLDNKELGAGATLYLPVFVPGALFSCGDGHGVQGDGEVCVTAIETGLQGRFRLTLRKDLRFDYPRAETATHYITMAMDPDLDQCAVRALRDMIVLLGEVRNLSREDAYTLCSLAADLRVTQTVNGAKGIHCMIEKAIVRG
- a CDS encoding DUF169 domain-containing protein; the encoded protein is MPQQSADRIDLAGLVADLNSLLRLKTTVIGMKLFAHVAEMEAIPKIRRPNAIHTTDQIVSMAARLGWTVGITGEDLVGEQCRAVIGLAPQDEKWLAGENYVGVWHGTAEDARKRQEALDVVPFGRYQALAVSPLQSGRLDPPDICLVYATPGQMIILINGLQYTGYRKFEWGVVGETACADSWGRALKTGEPSLSLPCYAERRYGGVPDEEMLMALKPAHLAKAIEGMKALAKNGLRYPIPPYGIQSDVRAGMGVSYAKK
- a CDS encoding GcrA family cell cycle regulator, translated to MPVLSPTWTDERIELLKQHFEAGLSCREIAADIGVSRNAVIGKLSRLNLTRSRAVEDRRLERSLAPPARATRAVPRLQYEMLATIYGETDASVVAGPIDDANRCSLLELSENRCRWPISTPGEEDFCFCGNAAPDGQPYCAGHSRLAYRPNSRARIMRG
- a CDS encoding porin is translated as MKVVKSLLLGTAAGLIAVGGAQAADLPLKAKAVEYVKVCSLYGAGFYYIPGSDTCIKLGGYLRAEVALNAGGNYNASYNNVFAANNRLTNYYSMRAREDLNIDTRTATEYGVVRTYFDAVFTWTTGNYVGTGSATGGTQYSGTLGLNAAGTGLVGSTSGAVNGTDGGISGGALGVYYAFIQFAGFTLGKAVSQFDAPWINYPGNNFDQLVGGSGTTNGVVQATYTADFGQGVTAAFSLQDQTQVFQTNIWNTAGMSTTGVLGGAYGSNNLGGTRAPDIVGMVRVDQAWGLFQASVAAHDNHAAYYGATEITGHPEDKWGWAVQLALQIKNIPTGAGDVINISGVYTDGASRYNFQELAATSYSMFGSSNAAFQSIGFAGVSDAVFAPGGGMELTKTYGFRGAYTHNWSPFWNTALYGAWAAVNYTGTAKGLICGSAAFATLTGTCNPDFNIGQVGVITRWTPVKNLTFSADFTYSHLDQKYSGTITTGALTNVAKPAATYELKDQDTYSLLLRAQRNW
- a CDS encoding YdcF family protein translates to MVTRFASLGRKLAATTLVLLAVVAFSPFGNFLLYPLESRFPAWDSSRGAPDGIIVLGGSVDTDLSEAHRTPVVSHAADRFFAPAELARRYPNARVVFTGGSANLISTEAKEADYSVPILESIGIAKERLIVERESRNTWENAILTKQLVMPKPGERWLLVTSAFHMPRAMGVFRKAGFDVEAYPVDWRMGGRDALFAFTRNGAEGLSKTDVAMREWIGLLAYRVTGRTGELLPGPATD
- a CDS encoding alpha/beta hydrolase, encoding MIPACLSDDWTLCPEREDISAEFTRLLTAAQEGGATIAECLMIARQLKRGDEQSWHREWKKLAQVNRQRAEAAFAEGHMATAQRNWLRAMNYYGAAAMPLDQADERRWVAVLAMQECARRYLTARRPTGEVVTIPWVEDHPLQGYFLPATAAGGRAPTVICIGEPGHRKEEFLFKLAPHARERGFSMLALDLFGDQRDDYLDVLLRRRDLESAIPGVMDYLETRRDVDFDRVAIVADGWGSSFVARAVLQEPRLAAAVCDGGLWDLHERAFFASRFAMSDVSIVPVPHAPLMASSADCPVLITLGEDGWLKADRARQIVQTSRLGSSDVMLKVFTAAETGAAQAHADNPSLANEYIFDWLESRLGAARI
- a CDS encoding MarR family transcriptional regulator, which codes for MSATRKEGARLRSIGNLDIIRRFTWEISSINMYLEELRQFWARTLGISGPQWLILMAISDLDKDDGIPVNVVSKLLHVDPSFVTTQSKLLEKKGLLRRRPSPTDARVVRLSLTEKTQKHLASLNDQYKTIKEFVFQEFDENELTEFTAKLATLKTRLEKACVRLSLDF